The Scylla paramamosain isolate STU-SP2022 chromosome 47, ASM3559412v1, whole genome shotgun sequence DNA window tgccttttcctttctcatactcctttccttttgtccttcccacatccatcccttcctacttctattcccctctttttccttgccCCTGTACACCCCTTCCCTGGTTACATCTACGTTCATGAATcatataatacatttttttttattatttcattattttacctctttctatttatttattattttttcgttttctgtttcttcgatCTTTCTTTTCTAGAGCTATGTACGGCAGATACAACGCAATTTGTATtactgtgatatatatatatatatatatatatatatatatatatatatatatatatatatatatatatatatatatatatatatatatatatatatgccgcGCATAGCTCTAGAAAAGAAagatcaaaaacaaaaaacgaaaaaaataaatagaaagagctaaaataatgaaaaaaaaaaaaaaaatgtattatataTTTCAAGAACGTAGATGTAACCACGGAAAGGGTGTACGGggacaaggaaaaagagggagtaGAAGTAGGAAGGGATGGATGTGGGAAGGACAAAAGGATTATGGGACAGGAAAAGAGAGTGCTTATTATCCCCTTtgacttcctctctccatctaattcttctctcactcctcacccttcctccttatatatttttttctctctacttacTCCCAGTACTCCCATCCTCTTCATTCggccttccttcacttctcccttgCTCCCTTTTCTCCACAAtgtgtcttcctctccctgttcctttccttttcctccctctttcgtcTTATCTcaaacttcccttcctttcacctcctctaCCCTTATCTTTTCCAAGACTAAGATAAGCTCTCGAGTGTGGCTGGGTCAGTTCGCGCTGTTGTCAAGTCTCTCACTTACACCGCGCCAAAATAGGTGACTGACAAGGAATGACCGCGTGAGGCCTGTGCCAAGGTCACTCGGACAGCAACGCCGCACGTGCTATCTTGCAAAGAATAAAAGGATATATGCAAAGGCGTTTTCACACTCAGATAGTATGTTGTTCATAAAATTGTACAGAATATAAAAGTATGTCATTCAAAATCAATTAGTCATAGTTAACAGTGTGATAGAGGGATATTCCTTAGTCTGTCCAGGGAGATGTGACAGCAAAGAGGGATTTGGCAAACCACACTCGAGAGCTCACTTTAGGCTTGAAACACTATAAGGAAGTCatacctcactctctccccatCACTCATTCCATAGCATTTACTCTCtatccttcctcactctctttcaaTCCTCtcaaataattccatactcattctcagtctcattctatttatcaatcccctctctctctctctctctctctctctctctctctctctctctctctctctctctctctctctctctctctctctcttatactttCAATATTCTTCACTCTTAGTCTCTCTCACttattacacacacagagatcCGCAACGTTCTCTGACGCGGAGGCGGAACTTTTGTTATCTGAAAATGaagatatttattattttaaaacGAGGATGCGGATAGTATTTTCACTGCGGATACTCCACAGATACAGATGAGGAGGCAGATATCCGATACTAGTCTATATGTGGTGTTTTAACTCTCCATAGCGTGATGTAAGCTAATATACTTCCAGGTCTAAGTATTACAACCTAGTCTTGTAGCACACTCATCATTCTttcgtgattattattattattattattaaacataacggagaaggcagagtgggacgagcgcaagcgctataagttgccagatgacaacccccacccaccttgaccgtagaaagaagaaaggaaaagcaattagcacaatagtaggatgaaatcagagcaggaggagaaaataggttaaacaattataaagaacgcctcaacgaactgagaattattaaaactcacaaaaaaattcaacaaaaaaaatcaacaattctgacttatttaatatatgtcagacaacacgagtaaatgtagtataactacttaaaacttgatggtataaaatcacaggtatagttacataatttatcaccggtatagctgcaaaagcaaccagagtttaattgactagactcttcaagattttgttcgaagcagacttgaatttttgcacatcactcgcagtgcatgtgccctcgtcaagcatgttccaaagtcttacagcacaaggaacaaagcttcgctgaaactgactggtgtgacacctaacctgctgtaagcagcgcgcatgtgaatttgacgcaagtcgagtgtttctggtgggcacaaatgcatttgggatggaggcattcagcgggtgaagctggttggcatggatcttattatagcatgcagacactgctgacattgcgtcggtgaccaagatcccaagctgcttcgccaccacagaggaacctagcggaggagacaactctgtcaatgagacggaggtgggacacagcagcggaagaccacacaggagcacaatattccagcagtggaagaataaaacaccggaagcagctggcagagatagactggtcaccaaaaatccggtaagccttcctcacaacgccaagcttttgcgaggcagaactgacaagacgcctgatgtgccgttcaaaagacagttttgagtcgaatctgacacccaaaatatcaagctcatcacatactgtcagaggcgcgccatcaacaagcagagggccgtgaaggggatttagcgtgcgagagcgtgaaatacacaagcattttgattttgatgcattcattttcatgttccaggtgcgacaccagtcagatatacgtctgagatcctcattcagggatgtactaacatcaagacgtgaattcggtgactcaacagtagcaacaagtgtcacatcatctgcatatccgtaaataggattgctagtgatttgtagtagatcggaagtgtagacattgaacagcagaggtcccagtacgctaccctggggaacacctgaGTGGACGCTGTACCAGTCACTGTAGCAACTATCAACGCACACACGGTGGGTGCGGTGGGTCAAAAATTGAGTCAAGATGGACAGTACCGGGCCACCGACACCAAAAGATTGCAGCTTCCTGAGAAGACCGGCATGGTTGACTCGGTCAAAAGCTGCAGAGAAATCAAGTTGGACTACCCTGGCTTCATGCCCACAGTCAAGAGCTTGCTGAATCTTATGAGAGATAGTGAGTAGCGCATCCGTAGTCCCTAAGTTCTTCCGATAAGCAAACTGATTAGCTGGTATCAAATGAGAGTGTTCAAGGTAACGAGAGAGACGATCAGAAATAACATGTTCAAAGATCTTAGAAAGTAACGGCGTGATAGAGATTGGTCTATAGTTGCTGGCATCAGATGATGGAGATGATGGATTCCACATATATAGGCTGTGTGCATCTTGTCTACGTGGTCAATGAACAATTTGCGATATTCagaaacaaaatcattaaaTATGAAACGGGTCAAGTAAGCTTATTATCCAGTTAAAGTACAACACATGAATAATTGATTCGAGAGCCTTAATAAACTTATGAAATCCTAAGAAACTACTTCCCTGTCTTTTCCATGTATTAGTGATCTCACAGACCAGCAGGCTGCCCCCACCATAAACAAGCACCTTGTCACCATCTGTCGCACCCTTCCACCCCTTGATCTGCCTGCTCCCAGGTTGTTCAAGGAGTTCCACCAAAAGCCAGCATTCCCTGTTTCCAACCGTACAATGCTTCTCTGAGGCAAGGAAAATGCACCTCTGCGTATCCAGCTACTCTGAATCAGCTATGACCCACATAAATCGTTCCCATCCCTAGTCTTATCTATGAGGTATTTGTGTTCGAGTGGGCTTCTGATGACAGTTTCTCCCCTACTTTATCTCAGGGTTGGCAAACCCTGAGCAACTGCCACCAAACTATGCGCTATCACTCATCCACATCACCTCCACTTGTTCTAAAGTGTGGTGTTTAACGGCCACTAATATGGGGATCTTTATttcatacttttattttatatgtttgtCAACATGGCCGCGCGGAGAAGAGACCCTCTCGACAAGGAATTTCCATACTTCTTGCCACTTTGCTGCTCGCAGCTAATAAAAAGAGGCCAGTGAGGAGAAGAGTGTCATTTATTGTACAGTATTGAAGATTTATTGTACAGTAATGAATCTTACAAGGCACGATGGAGGCAGTAGTGTCCGTTGTATCAATGCACGGTGTGGTTGAGAGGGAGGCTATACTAGTATTTTCCGGTTGTCTGGTTCTCAATTATTAATACCATAGCTGCTaattgactgattaattgatttAATTTATGGCGCCGCAACATTGTGGTTATATGGCGCCGCTGCAAACCCTTAACAGTGACAAAGATTGCATTCTTAAAATATCggtatccaaaacaaaattataggtaaaaatgttaaaagaccactataaaagtaaacataaaaaaggaaatgggaagtcATGAAAAACTTAATTGGTAAAAATGAGAGGGTTGGTATAGTAATGTTTCAGTTACTTAATTTGATTTAAAGAGAGGGTGTGCTGAGCCCGACCACTGTGTCTGGCATTGTTCATTCCGCAACCAAAATCCCCACTAAGCCAGATATTTGGTGTTCGTTATGAGCCCAAGACATCGACCCtactgacccagatatctggcaCTGTTCATTATGTGTCCAAGACACTGACACCATTGACCTAGGCCCCAAGACCCAACATTGTTCGTTACATATCTTTCTCACTTGCCTCCATGTTTTCCCAGTGCCCAATATTATATTacttataaaataaatagaagaacagTTAAAAGGTAATCTACAATTTGTATAAAAgaccagccttctccacaaacataAGAACCTCATGTTCCGGGTAGAGAGTtctctctccaagtatcagTGACATCTGGAAGATCCCATCCTCAACGTGACAGTGGAAAATATATCGCTCCTGCAGCTCCACCATACTGGGGCACTCCACTAGAAAGTGTCGCACTATAAGGGGAAGTAAGCAGTCATCACAGAATGATTGGGTTTCCTGAGATATAAGGTAGCCAGGAGTGAGACGTGTCTGATCCGTCTGGAGATGGGCCAGTTCAATCTCTAAGCGGCGCCCCCGCACATGGACATACGTCCATGGGCAGAAAGTTACAGAAGTTATCTTATCCATCTTAGTGGTGGCAACCACATCTTCCCACCTGCCCTGCCAACTGGCAAGATCTGCCACCCTTATAATGGAATATAAGCTATGAAAGGGAATGGGGCTAGAAGTAGTAACCTGAGTTGCGACCCCTTTAGCCAGCCTATCGGCCTTCTCTTTCACCTAGATTCCAAAATGTGCAGGGACCCAGCAAAATGCTGTAAAAGGTATAGCTACTCAAGAATTGATAAAACAattgagtgaagggaagaaaggctaAAATGTTGAATAGTGGAAAGAACACTGCGAGAATCCctaaaaattgtaaaaagtGAGGTgcgaagagtaaaaataattattaaagCTAAAATAATGGAAGACAGTTCTGCCctaaaaatggagggaagaaggagaaaggacgGTCGCCTGTCCTTTCCACCAAGGTGTTAAACTGATAATTGGTCCTGTAGAGACACAGCAGCGCAGTTCATGGGGAATTCCCCTACTTGACCAATGCCCAAACGTTCTTCCAGGAGTAAAAACATTATAGTTTCCCCAGGTCTCCAAGTCAACACCTACGTGACTTGGTGAAGGGCTTAATTAAGTGTCAGGTCCCCTCTGACTCTTGCCCTCTTTACACGACTGGTCATAAcgccaggtcacactaatgagGTCGCCAGAGTGTTTTTACCCacacaaaagtaaagaaatataatacaACAACTGCAAATTCCAACAGCTGAGCAAGAATCGCCAACAATGTTCTAAGGAGAGGACAGTTACAATAGGCGACAATCACATATAAGGATAATAATGTTCTACAGAATACCACCCTCAATGAAACGAATTCCTGTCACTTACGTAGAACACTGTCTCCTTCTCCTGTGCACTATCGTATTCACCTACCCAGGAGACAGGCCATGCCCACCTTTCATAGAACCAACATGACCCAGGGAAGGACAATATTTTAGTACACAGCAGCGTATTATTGATCCTCTGCTTCGAAGCCCTCTACAAGAGCACTGGATAACAATAACATTTAACAGAACAATACACACATAGACAAACTGCCCATGAAAACAAACAGAGGGTCGGGGACTGCTCACTGCAACAAAAccttacacacaaacactcaactGAGGAGTTACGTCCCAAATATCTGACATAGGTTACAGCTACATATAATAACAGACAGCCGGAGGGTGACACCTTAAActacacatacgagtatatgtagGGGCTTCCTGCGTAATTACTCAATTATCTGGCCCATCAAACTGTAATGAACGCCCACCTAGTCTCCTTCGTGCGTCTGCCTTCTTACCATACGGCCAACTCGTCTCAAGGGTGGGCTGTGACTAACTGTGGGACCAAGAGCCAGAGATCATATTAAGAAAGATTCTTAACTATAGAGGCATGAATCCGGCCAAATCTTTAATTTGAGTAGTACCTAACTTCTGACGTTGTGCTTAGTCTAGGTCTTAAATTTAAAACAGGTCTGGAGTCTGCTTAACTTTAAGAGTTACACTAAGACTAAGGCCGCGTTCACACCAAGCGAGTCGCGTCGCGTCAAGTCAAGGCAAGTCATCATGCGTCATGAATCGCCACCCGAGTTTAACattaatttgtatgtatatttgaaaAAACCGTTCACACCAAGCGAGTCGCGTCGCGTCAAGTCACGGCGCGTCGCGTCGCGTCGAGTCACAGATAGGGCTGGACCCATTTTCTACATCAGTCACAGCGAGTCCGTCGTTGCGGGAGCATGATGGAAGTGGAATTCCTGATAAATTTAGTTCGAGAACGCCCTCCCATATATGATCCTAGTGACCGCAACCACCGGGATCGGGATGTCATAGCTGCCCTGTGGAAGGAGGTTGCTGCTGCAATGAAGAGTACAGGTAAGACTACAGTTTTATTCACTATGAACTATACACTAGGCTATGAACTTTACATTACTAGATCATTCGGTGTTGCCACTCAAGAGCTCCAGCTGGGGAAACAAAGTATTCTTTCAAGGTATCACGAACTGCCATGGCTTCTCTTGTAGGCCTCGTGCTTGTTGCTGTCAGGTTTGAGTTTAGaaagttgtattgtgttgtatcACTAACATCATCACTTGGAGGAGAGTAGTTGAAATTGTTTTCATGTTGAATGAAATTATGAAGTACACAAATACTTTTCACCAGTGATTCAGATACTTCAACACTAGTCATCATCAATGTATGAAGTACACCAAATTTCTGAGCTAGCATTCCAAAGGCACACTCTACTGTTCTTCTAGCCCTACTGATCCGATAGTTATATACTCTTTTGGAGTAGTCCAAGTCCTTTCTAGGATATGGTCTCAtcagattaggcttgagaggaAAAGCTGCATCTCCCACAAGAAAGCATGGTATTTTTGTTGCAGTATTTGGTATTTCACGTGACTGTGGAATACCTAAACATCCAGAAATAAATGCCTTCCCCATATTTGATTCAGTGAAAACTGAGCTGTCACTGTTTCGTCCATATGATCCTACATCAATTAGAGTGAAGCAACAGTTGGCATCAGCAATGGCTAGGAGAACAATAGAGTGGTATTCTTTATAATTATAGAAAAGTGACCCTCCTCCAGCAGGACATTTCAGCCGACAGTGTTTGCCATCAATACTCCCAATACAACAAGGAATATTACATTTGTCGAAAAATGTTCTGGCTATTTCTTCCCACTGGTGTTCATTAGGTACTGGCAAATATTGTGGTTGTAGTGTTTCCCATATGGCATTGCTGGTTTCCTTGATAATCTCGTGTACTGTGCTCCTTCCAACACGAAACTGGTAACTAAGGGAACCAAAAGATTCTCCAGTAACCACATGTCtggaaagaaatacaataacaagcgttaataaaatttttattttacaatAAATAGCCGTTCAGTAGTGAAATTCATTATCATTAAAAGTAATTGTGATCCTGTAGCTtactaaaattcttcgtaatatatatatatatatatatatatatatatatatatatatatatatatatatatatatatatatatatatatatatatacacacacaatgaaTTTTAATTATTAAAGGTTATGTTTGTTGCTAGGCTCATACTTCATTATATCAGATTCCGTATTATTGTAGTCATAGATATTTTCTatgttgtagtatatatatatatatatatatatatatatatatatatatatatatatatatatatatatatatatatatatatatatatatataatttcaaatCTATAACATCTCATGACGACTACTTAATTAAGATACTTATAAATTCTCTCTTAACTATTTTACAGAAACCGAATGTAAGGACAAATGGCGCCACCTGAGAAGCAACTtcatgagggaaaggagaaagattagTGCCAAAACATCTGGATCAGGTAATACCGAAACAAGGAAGTGGGTGTACTATGATGCCATGCAATTTCTGATCCCTCATGTGACGCCACGACCAACATCTTCAAACGTCCCTACACCTCCTGATGAAGACACCTGTCATGAAGCGGAAGATGCACCTCAAGACTCTTCACCTTCTGTTGTCATCGAAACACCAGACAATGTATCTCCTCAAGAAGCAGCAAGTAATACCGAAACCTGTGAGGACCGCAGTACTGCCAAGCCTATTCTTCCCATGTCAAAGAAGACCAGTGTCACCAAGAAACGCAGCAGGGATACTGCAGATGAGATAGATGTGCGTTTTCTAGAAGAATTAAAGCTACTGAGAGAACAATCGTCTACACAAAATGTTACTGATCCAGATCACCAGTTCCTATTAAGCTTACTGCCTATGATGAAAAAACTGTCGCCAAGTGACAACATGGACATCAAAATTGAAATATATGAAACCTTTCGTAGAAAGATGTTTAAACCCGCCCCCACTATCCAGTATGGCTAATGGACTTATCAGAATCAGTCATATACTCCCTCACCATGTACATCCAATGTAAGTGATAGTTACTCAGAGTATACTAACATCTGAGAAATAGCTTAGAATTTCATGTTTTCGAGTTGTACCATTCACTTACCAGCAGGAATACATGAGCTGTCtttatgttatatttatttactattgccCTACACAGAAGCCTAATGGAATGATTATTGTAATGTTCAATAAAATACttcttaccttaaaaaaatggTCATTCTTTCTTCAACTCCAACTGCACCCCTGTAGtttgtgttaattttctttatggaAGATCCAGTCAACTCCACCAGCTT harbors:
- the LOC135095091 gene encoding uncharacterized protein LOC135095091 isoform X2 — protein: MVDSVKSCREIKLDYPGFMPTVKSLLNLMRDKTECKDKWRHLRSNFMRERRKISAKTSGSGNTETRKWVYYDAMQFLIPHVTPRPTSSNVPTPPDEDTCHEAEDAPQDSSPSVVIETPDNVSPQEAASNTETCEDRSTAKPILPMSKKTSVTKKRSRDTADEIDVRFLEELKLLREQSSTQNVTDPDHQFLLSLLPMMKKLSPSDNMDIKIEIYETFRRKMFKPAPTIQYG
- the LOC135095091 gene encoding transcription factor Adf-1-like isoform X1 → MMEVEFLINLVRERPPIYDPSDRNHRDRDVIAALWKEVAAAMKSTETECKDKWRHLRSNFMRERRKISAKTSGSGNTETRKWVYYDAMQFLIPHVTPRPTSSNVPTPPDEDTCHEAEDAPQDSSPSVVIETPDNVSPQEAASNTETCEDRSTAKPILPMSKKTSVTKKRSRDTADEIDVRFLEELKLLREQSSTQNVTDPDHQFLLSLLPMMKKLSPSDNMDIKIEIYETFRRKMFKPAPTIQYG
- the LOC135095090 gene encoding uncharacterized protein LOC135095090, producing the protein MRFILTHLRSHRLRQPASSQHSVTWVISWRMDACSLAQVAALLWLRRRRRKKKQRIWIHELNIKRPDFGNFSHLFPDLVNHPEKFYNYFRMTHENFKKLVELTGSSIKKINTNYRGAVGVEERMTIFLRHVVTGESFGSLSYQFRVGRSTVHEIIKETSNAIWETLQPQYLPVPNEHQWEEIARTFFDKCNIPCCIGSIDGKHCRLKCPAGGGSLFYNYKEYHSIVLLAIADANCCFTLIDVGSYGRNSDSSVFTESNMGKAFISGCLGIPQSREIPNTATKIPCFLVGDAAFPLKPNLMRPYPRKDLDYSKRVYNYRISRARRTVECAFGMLAQKFGVLHTLMMTSVEVSESLVKSICVLHNFIQHENNFNYSPPSDDVSDTTQYNFLNSNLTATSTRPTREAMAVRDTLKEYFVSPAGALEWQHRMI